A part of Synechococcus sp. KORDI-49 genomic DNA contains:
- a CDS encoding heme oxygenase (biliverdin-producing): MSVALAAQLREGTKKSHTMAENTGFVSCFLKGVVDKASYRKLVADLYFVYTAMEEEIGKLGDHPVVAPIGMKELNRREALEQDLTYYFGANWRDQIQASPSAAVYVDRIHAIAKESPELLVGHHYTRYLGDLSGGQILKNIAQKAMNMDGDDGLRFYVFDDIADEKAFKTAYRAAMDELPIDQSTADRIVEEANHAFHLNMNMFKELEGNLVAAIGKVLFGFLTRRQRTGSTEAAAA; encoded by the coding sequence ATGTCCGTCGCACTGGCTGCACAGCTTCGTGAAGGCACGAAGAAGTCGCACACCATGGCCGAGAACACCGGCTTCGTGAGTTGCTTTCTGAAAGGCGTCGTCGATAAGGCCAGCTACCGCAAGCTCGTGGCTGATCTCTATTTCGTGTACACAGCGATGGAGGAGGAAATCGGAAAGCTCGGAGACCATCCTGTGGTGGCACCGATCGGAATGAAGGAGCTCAACCGCCGTGAGGCCCTCGAGCAGGACCTGACCTATTACTTCGGAGCCAACTGGAGGGATCAGATTCAGGCTTCACCTTCAGCAGCGGTTTACGTCGATCGCATTCATGCCATCGCCAAGGAGTCTCCTGAGCTGCTGGTGGGTCACCACTACACGCGTTATCTGGGTGATCTCTCCGGTGGACAGATCCTCAAGAACATCGCCCAGAAGGCGATGAACATGGATGGTGATGACGGTCTGCGTTTCTACGTCTTCGATGACATCGCTGATGAGAAGGCGTTCAAAACCGCCTACCGCGCCGCGATGGACGAGCTGCCCATCGATCAGTCCACAGCGGATCGGATCGTCGAGGAAGCCAACCACGCCTTCCACCTGAACATGAACATGTTCAAGGAGCTGGAGGGCAATCTGGTTGCAGCGATCGGCAAGGTGCTGTTCGGTTTCCTGACCCGTCGGCAGCGCACCGGCAGCACGGAGGCGGCAGCCGCCTGA
- a CDS encoding ChbG/HpnK family deacetylase, translated as MKSAALLRRLGRYGAVGAVAAGVHLVVLISLEMVIPSWLANPLAFLAASVAGYLGHALVTFREETGGRRFARRWLILQYGINLSVCALLPLLLTDWAHPAWRTLLLVFTPTVLNALIWSRAARFSQRQRHTPALPDLIHADDLGLAPEVDEAILSLATSGQLQGASLLVDGASAQEAAAAWRTLPDAAGLCLHLCLTEGPGVEGCPDLPASFGTLLLASLLPARRQRFLPQLERAIEHQVHRFRTLTEQRRIPLDGHQHIHLTPIVLDCLLRQSKQHQIDWIRTTREPLPTDLPLSCWWSALRSGGLLKWLVLQLLSGLAIPRLKRAGISTNGAFSGVLFTGRMTGRPLEACLQGLAWSPTREGDTPNLLLSHPAVAGNAAAMERYGFQLSAGFFSSTDRQREWQALRTRAPRG; from the coding sequence ATGAAATCCGCGGCGCTGCTCCGGCGCCTGGGGCGCTACGGAGCAGTGGGTGCTGTGGCGGCAGGTGTTCATCTCGTCGTGCTGATCAGCCTTGAGATGGTGATTCCCAGCTGGCTGGCCAACCCTCTCGCTTTTCTGGCCGCTTCTGTGGCGGGTTATCTCGGCCATGCTCTGGTGACCTTCCGGGAGGAGACCGGAGGTCGTCGCTTTGCCCGGCGCTGGCTGATCCTCCAATACGGCATCAATCTGAGCGTCTGCGCGCTGTTGCCACTGCTGCTGACGGACTGGGCCCATCCGGCATGGCGCACCCTGCTGCTGGTGTTCACCCCCACAGTGCTGAATGCCCTGATCTGGAGCCGGGCTGCTCGCTTCAGCCAGCGACAGCGTCACACCCCAGCCCTGCCTGACCTGATTCATGCAGACGACCTCGGTCTGGCCCCGGAGGTTGATGAAGCCATCCTGAGCCTTGCGACAAGCGGTCAGCTGCAAGGCGCCAGCCTGCTGGTGGACGGGGCATCGGCACAGGAGGCCGCCGCCGCCTGGCGGACGCTGCCCGACGCCGCGGGACTCTGCCTGCATCTCTGCCTGACGGAAGGCCCAGGCGTGGAAGGCTGTCCGGATCTACCGGCGAGCTTCGGCACGTTGCTGCTGGCCTCACTGCTGCCCGCGCGTCGCCAGCGATTCCTGCCGCAACTGGAGCGCGCCATCGAACACCAGGTCCACCGTTTCCGGACGCTCACCGAACAACGACGGATTCCGCTTGACGGCCATCAGCACATCCATCTGACGCCCATCGTTCTGGACTGCCTGCTGAGACAGTCCAAACAGCATCAGATCGACTGGATTCGCACAACACGGGAACCGCTGCCCACAGATCTGCCTCTGTCCTGCTGGTGGTCTGCGCTGCGCAGCGGAGGCCTGCTCAAGTGGCTGGTGCTGCAACTGCTCAGCGGCCTGGCCATTCCCCGGCTGAAGCGAGCCGGCATCAGCACCAACGGCGCATTCAGTGGTGTGCTGTTTACAGGACGCATGACGGGACGCCCTCTCGAGGCATGCCTCCAGGGACTGGCATGGAGTCCAACGCGCGAAGGAGACACACCCAATCTCCTGCTGAGCCATCCGGCAGTAGCCGGAAACGCTGCCGCCATGGAGCGCTACGGATTCCAGCTGTCCGCAGGCTTCTTCAGCAGCACGGACAGGCAGCGGGAGTGGCAGGCCCTCAGGACTCGTGCACCGCGCGGATGA
- a CDS encoding 5'-methylthioadenosine/adenosylhomocysteine nucleosidase yields the protein MERPLHLGLLGAMPEEIGSDLAHLNNLSRETFGDLVIHRGEWQGDGGTPVLLTLAWSGWGKVCAARTATRVLASASPEAPIDLLLFTGVAGGADPALQQWDVVLADSVVQHDLDVRPILPRFVVPPLNRAVLAPQEAWFHWALNALEQSHSAGALQGFGRPKPGLIGTGDQFIGDAAVIATLRDALPDLQAVEMEGAAVAQVAEQENVPWLVLRVISDGADSEAAQSFNDFVQAYDARAWTLIETLLRRQASAPRR from the coding sequence ATGGAACGCCCTCTCCATCTCGGTCTGCTTGGGGCCATGCCGGAGGAAATCGGTTCTGATCTGGCTCATCTGAACAACCTGAGTCGCGAAACCTTCGGCGATCTGGTGATTCATCGCGGCGAATGGCAGGGGGATGGCGGCACGCCGGTGCTCTTGACGCTGGCCTGGAGCGGTTGGGGCAAGGTCTGCGCTGCTCGCACCGCCACCCGTGTGCTCGCCTCAGCTTCCCCGGAGGCGCCGATCGATCTGCTTCTGTTCACCGGGGTCGCCGGTGGTGCCGACCCAGCCCTGCAGCAATGGGATGTGGTGCTGGCCGATTCGGTTGTCCAGCACGATCTGGACGTGCGACCGATCCTGCCGAGATTCGTAGTGCCACCACTGAACCGGGCCGTGTTGGCACCCCAGGAGGCCTGGTTTCACTGGGCCCTCAACGCGCTTGAGCAGAGCCACTCCGCCGGTGCACTCCAGGGATTCGGCCGGCCCAAGCCGGGACTGATCGGAACCGGTGATCAGTTCATCGGGGATGCTGCTGTGATCGCAACCCTGCGCGACGCCCTGCCCGATCTGCAGGCCGTGGAAATGGAAGGTGCCGCGGTGGCGCAGGTGGCCGAACAGGAGAACGTTCCCTGGCTGGTTCTGCGTGTGATCTCGGATGGGGCGGATTCGGAGGCCGCACAGAGCTTCAATGACTTCGTTCAGGCCTACGACGCACGGGCCTGGACGTTGATTGAGACACTGCTCCGGCGACAGGCCTCAGCGCCCCGCCGATGA
- a CDS encoding glycosyltransferase: MATRLVRFLVPGTSGRFRCGGLSVELQTARLVASLCETEIVTYRERREDVPFLHDLLRDESASDHVLWIVSWGFDVPGLIRCLRGHRVAYHAHSSGYGFDLPPGIAVLAVSRNTLGYWGDRAPRNPLFLVPNALEQAWLDRGDRADASGRERPIDVLVQARKSSDYVLQRLVPALRQRGLSVEVQSGWVDDLVGLFNNAKVYLYDSAEYWRGRGVTEGFGLPPLEAMACGCVVFTSLNHALADHCDPGRSAHQIGCGSLAHDLQRIQAAVAEPLRWRPPMAELGVLLQNSGEQRLLERWRQVMTDLDQLQGQWQLDAPLSSPSTLRLRLAQMLHRARRVVDRLPGWPKRS, encoded by the coding sequence GTGGCCACCAGGCTTGTTCGCTTTCTGGTTCCCGGCACCAGCGGTCGTTTCCGCTGTGGTGGACTGAGCGTTGAGCTGCAGACGGCACGTCTGGTGGCCTCACTGTGTGAGACGGAGATCGTCACGTACCGCGAGCGTCGGGAGGACGTCCCCTTCCTGCACGACCTTCTCCGCGATGAATCCGCCTCAGACCATGTGCTCTGGATCGTCAGTTGGGGTTTCGATGTTCCAGGGTTGATCCGTTGCCTGAGAGGTCACCGGGTGGCCTACCACGCCCACAGCAGTGGGTACGGCTTTGATCTGCCTCCTGGGATTGCCGTTCTGGCCGTGAGCCGGAACACCCTCGGGTACTGGGGTGACCGAGCGCCTCGGAACCCACTGTTCCTGGTTCCGAATGCCCTGGAGCAGGCCTGGCTCGACCGTGGTGATCGTGCCGACGCCAGTGGCCGGGAGCGTCCCATCGATGTGCTGGTGCAGGCCCGAAAAAGCAGCGATTACGTTCTTCAGAGGCTGGTGCCGGCTCTTCGTCAACGGGGGCTCTCGGTGGAGGTGCAGAGCGGCTGGGTGGATGATCTGGTGGGCTTGTTCAACAACGCCAAGGTGTACCTCTACGACTCCGCCGAGTACTGGCGGGGACGGGGCGTCACGGAAGGCTTCGGCCTGCCGCCGTTGGAGGCGATGGCCTGCGGCTGTGTCGTGTTCACCAGCCTGAATCACGCTCTTGCAGACCACTGTGATCCGGGCCGATCAGCTCATCAGATCGGCTGCGGCAGCCTGGCCCATGATCTGCAACGCATTCAGGCCGCCGTCGCCGAACCGCTGCGATGGCGCCCACCGATGGCGGAGCTGGGGGTTCTGCTTCAGAACAGTGGTGAACAGCGATTGTTGGAGCGCTGGCGACAGGTGATGACAGATCTCGATCAGCTCCAGGGCCAATGGCAGCTGGATGCACCCCTCAGCAGCCCATCCACGTTGAGGTTGCGTTTGGCTCAGATGCTCCATCGCGCAAGGCGAGTGGTCGATCGGTTACCCGGCTGGCCGAAACGGTCCTGA